In Dunckerocampus dactyliophorus isolate RoL2022-P2 chromosome 14, RoL_Ddac_1.1, whole genome shotgun sequence, one DNA window encodes the following:
- the LOC129194357 gene encoding equilibrative nucleoside transporter 1-like, with protein sequence MTAISSPRDKYNAVWIIFFILGLGTLLPWNFFMTATMYFTSRLKDPPAEPSSNQTVNQTVDGRDTRNILESKFNNVMTLCAMVPLLIFTCLNSFIHQRIPQKLRITGSLAVILVVFLLTALLVKVYVAPLPFFTLTMIKIVFINSFGAVLQGSLFGLAGILPASYTTPIMSGQGLAGTFAAFSMICALATGSDLRDSAFGYFITACFVILIAIISYLTLPRMEFFQYYMESSTSRPSGDEENKMNLLKKQSPDEKQPVVSLMEDDGKPGVTVLRIFSKIWVMALSVCFIFTVTIGTFPAVTVEVKSKVANGGGWDTYFIPVSCFLLFNVMDWAGRSLTAFCLWPGKDSKWLPVLVGLRVVFVPLFMLCNVQPRHYLPVLFAHDAWYMVFMILFSFSNGYLASLCMCFGPKKVSQHEAETAGAIMAFFLSLGLALGAAISFLFRAII encoded by the exons ATGACCGCCATCAGCTCACCCAGAGACAA ATACAATGCCGTGTGgatcatttttttcatcctgGGCTTGGGAACCCTCCTGCCGTGGAACTTCTTCATGACGGCCACCATG TACTTCACCAGCAGGCTGAAGGACCCACCCGCTGAGCCCTCCTCCAATCAGACCGTCAATCAGACGGTGGATGGCAGGGACACACGTAACATCTTGGAGTCCAAATTCAACAACGTGATGACGCTGTGTGCCATGGTGCCTTTGCTCATCTTCACCTGCCTCAATTCTTTCATCCACCAGAG AATCCCTCAGAAGTTGCGCATCACGGGCAGCCTGGCGGTCATCCTGGTGGTGTTCCTGTTGACGGCCCTGCTGGTGAAGGTGTACGTGGCCCCACTGCCCTTCTTCACACTCACCATGATCAAGATTGTCTTCATCAACT CGTTCGGGGCGGTCCTCCAGGGTAGCCTCTTCGGCCTGGCCGGGATTCTGCCCGCCTCCTACACCACTCCCATCATGAGCGGGCAGGGCTTAGCCGGCACCTTTGCCGCCTTCTCCATGATCTGCGCACTGGCCA CTGGATCGGACCTGCGGGACAGCGCCTTTGGCTACTTCATCACAGCCTGCTTTGTTATCCTCATCGCCATTATTTCCTACCTCACTCTGCCCAGGATG GAGTTCTTCCAGTACTACATGGAGAGCAGCACATCCAGACCGTCTGGGGACGAGGAGAACAAGATGAATCTTCTCAAAAAAC AGAGTCCAGATGAGAAGCAGCCAGTGGTCAGTCTGATGGAGGATGACGGCAAACCTGGCGTGACTGTGCTGAGAATCTTCAGTAAG ATTTGGGTCATGGCTCTGTCGGTGTGCTTCATATTCACCGTAACCATTGGGACGTTCCCGGCGGTGACCGTCGAGGTCAAATCGAAGGTGGCAAACGGAGGAGGATGGG ACACGTATTTCATCCCTGTGTCTTGTTTCCTGCTCTTTAACGTGATGGACTGGGCTGGCAGGAGTCTGACGGCCTTTTGCTTGTGG CCCGGCAAGGACAGTAAGTGGCTTCCCGTCCTGGTGGGTCTGCGGGTGGTCTTTGTGCCGCTCTTCATGCTTTGTAACGTGCAGCCTCGCCACTACCTCCCCGTGCTGTTTGCTCACGACGCCTGGTACATGGTCTTCATGATCCTCTTCTCCTTCTCCAACGGATACCTGGCCtccctctgcatgtgctttggaCCCAA GAAAGTATCTCAGCATGAGGCGGAGACGGCGGGCGCCATCATGGCCTTCTTCCTGTCGCTGGGCTTGGCACTTGGAGCTGCCATCTCTTTTCTGTTCAGGGCCATCATCTAA